The following coding sequences lie in one Niabella agricola genomic window:
- a CDS encoding RagB/SusD family nutrient uptake outer membrane protein — translation MKRFIHILTGLMICFLWHACKSDKDFLREKPETFYTVDNAFSTSAQVDQVLIGIYSNIREAWTNPNEQAWMFIFKGNGTDEFDVPSIRRGSTFNNYANINPDNANFYNIYSFWYDLISKANLAIYAANLPQVKWNTDDEKKYALAQARFFRAFAYRNLGETFGGVPIVTEISTVPKYDFTRSTRLETYDFAIAEMEAILNDLPITTVAGGRVVKGAAQHNLCELYLAKGIELDATSKTAEAKTAYDKSIQYGNDVIDGGVYSLMQSRFGKRAGEVTISIPVYKGGVSGAANIIDTIQQATNVFWDLFQDGNVNYQDGNKECIWAAQVDYAAYRTADGESKLPYSRTYGPVFRDGSSGNLTGTNEDVGGRGISQMMPTFYTREEIFSSKWNDDMRNSDAAFRRRFKSNVVASSYYRKDVPWTVLYNGSADNTTNINNRSLCYPISCKIATDKYTGIADGENMSNLFRDEYIIRLPETILLRAEAKQRAGDKAGAAGDINLLRNRAQCSYKVTAADMDDNFNLILDERARELIYEECRWNTLLRMGKTIAVDRIKKYAYWPEAQATLTFNFNLWPIPQKVIETNKDAVIAQNPDWINK, via the coding sequence ATGAAACGGTTCATACATATTTTAACAGGATTAATGATTTGTTTTTTATGGCATGCCTGTAAGTCGGATAAGGATTTTCTCCGGGAAAAACCGGAAACCTTCTATACGGTGGATAATGCCTTTTCAACTTCAGCACAGGTAGACCAGGTGCTGATTGGCATTTACTCAAATATCCGGGAGGCCTGGACCAATCCCAATGAACAGGCCTGGATGTTTATTTTTAAGGGCAACGGAACAGACGAATTTGATGTGCCCAGTATCCGGAGAGGCAGTACCTTTAATAACTATGCGAACATCAACCCGGACAATGCCAATTTTTATAATATATATAGTTTTTGGTACGATCTGATCAGCAAAGCCAATCTGGCTATTTATGCAGCCAACCTGCCGCAGGTGAAGTGGAATACGGATGATGAAAAAAAATATGCCCTGGCGCAGGCACGCTTTTTCCGGGCCTTTGCATACCGGAACCTGGGCGAAACATTTGGTGGAGTGCCGATTGTTACGGAGATCTCAACAGTGCCCAAATATGATTTCACCCGTTCTACTAGGCTTGAAACCTACGATTTTGCCATCGCGGAAATGGAAGCCATATTAAATGATCTGCCCATTACAACGGTGGCAGGAGGCCGCGTGGTAAAAGGTGCGGCCCAGCACAATCTCTGTGAGCTTTACCTGGCAAAGGGCATTGAACTGGACGCCACATCAAAAACGGCAGAAGCCAAAACGGCCTACGACAAATCCATCCAGTACGGTAATGATGTAATAGACGGAGGGGTTTATTCCCTGATGCAAAGCAGGTTTGGCAAACGGGCGGGCGAAGTAACCATCAGTATTCCGGTGTACAAAGGCGGCGTTTCCGGTGCAGCCAATATTATAGACACTATTCAGCAGGCAACCAATGTTTTTTGGGATCTCTTCCAGGACGGAAATGTTAATTACCAGGACGGCAATAAAGAGTGCATCTGGGCAGCCCAGGTCGATTACGCGGCTTACCGTACGGCAGACGGAGAATCGAAGCTGCCCTATTCGCGAACTTACGGGCCTGTATTCAGAGACGGATCCTCCGGAAATTTAACCGGAACCAACGAAGACGTTGGCGGTCGCGGCATTTCACAAATGATGCCCACATTTTATACAAGGGAAGAAATATTCAGCTCCAAATGGAATGATGATATGCGCAACAGCGATGCGGCTTTCCGTCGCCGGTTTAAAAGTAATGTGGTTGCATCCTCCTATTACAGGAAAGATGTTCCATGGACGGTACTATACAACGGCAGTGCCGATAATACCACTAATATCAATAACCGGAGCCTTTGCTATCCCATTTCCTGTAAGATTGCGACTGATAAGTATACGGGCATTGCCGATGGTGAAAACATGAGTAACCTCTTTCGGGATGAGTACATTATCCGGCTACCGGAAACCATCCTGCTGCGGGCTGAGGCCAAACAGCGGGCCGGGGATAAAGCCGGCGCTGCCGGTGATATTAACCTGCTCCGGAACCGGGCGCAGTGCAGCTATAAAGTCACGGCGGCAGATATGGACGACAACTTCAATTTAATACTGGACGAACGGGCGCGGGAACTGATCTATGAAGAGTGCCGGTGGAACACCTTATTGAGAATGGGCAAGACCATTGCTGTAGACCGGATCAAAAAATATGCGTACTGGCCGGAAGCGCAGGCAACGCTGACCTTTAATTTTAACCTTTGGCCCATTCCGCAAAAAGTAATTGAAACCAATAAAGATGCGGTCATTGCACAGAACCCTGATTGGATAAATAAATAA